From the Desulfuromonadales bacterium genome, one window contains:
- the mutY gene encoding A/G-specific adenine glycosylase, whose product MPDFPFAPAEAARCLLAWYGREGRDLPWRRTRDPYRIWLSEIMLQQTGVSSVIPYYERFLVAYPTVEALAQDKVEEVIELWAGLGYYLRARNLHAAARAVVERHRGTFPADLAALQALPGGGRSTAGAILSIAFDIPAPILDGNVRRVLCRLFALAEDPRGPAAERKLWAWAEVLTPADRPHDYAQAIMDLGATLCTPKNPDCPRCPLAALCQARAQGLERELPLSG is encoded by the coding sequence ATGCCTGATTTTCCCTTTGCACCCGCCGAGGCCGCCCGCTGTCTCCTCGCCTGGTACGGCCGGGAGGGACGTGACCTGCCGTGGCGCCGTACCCGAGACCCCTACCGCATCTGGCTCTCGGAGATCATGCTGCAGCAGACCGGGGTTAGTTCGGTGATCCCCTACTACGAGCGCTTTCTGGTGGCGTATCCGACGGTCGAGGCGCTGGCCCAAGATAAGGTCGAAGAGGTCATCGAACTCTGGGCCGGGCTGGGCTACTACTTGCGCGCCCGCAACCTGCACGCCGCGGCCCGGGCGGTGGTGGAGCGCCACCGTGGCACTTTCCCCGCCGACCTCGCAGCGTTGCAGGCGCTCCCCGGGGGAGGGCGGAGCACCGCCGGGGCGATTCTCTCTATCGCCTTCGACATCCCCGCACCGATCCTCGACGGCAACGTCCGCCGCGTGCTCTGCCGTCTCTTCGCCCTGGCCGAGGACCCCCGCGGACCGGCCGCCGAGAGAAAGCTCTGGGCCTGGGCCGAGGTGCTCACCCCCGCTGATCGGCCGCACGACTACGCCCAGGCGATCATGGACCTGGGAGCGACCCTCTGCACGCCGAAGAACCCCGACTGCCCCCGTTGCCCCCTGGCGGCGCTCTGCCAGGCGCGGGCGCAGGGGCTGGAGCGCGAGTTGCCCCTCTCCGGC